In Synechococcus sp. KORDI-52, one genomic interval encodes:
- a CDS encoding radical SAM protein — translation MLAFPSTYSVGITSLGYQIVWATLAQRSDVDVRRLFTDQGDAMPRHIDLFGLSLSWELDGPVLPVLLQNQRIPVWALERGDEDPIVFGGGPVLTANPEPLAPFFDAVLLGDGELLLPAFIDALQSCRQAPRAERLRQLAQVPGVYVPALYAPRYDSDGELIAVEPIDPAVPALVEKQTWRGNTLSHSTVVTPEAAWPDIHMVEVVRSCPELCRFCLASYLTLPFRTPSLDNGLIPAVEKGLQATKRLGLLGASVTQHPQFADLLHWLDQDRFDGTRVSVSSVRAATVTPDLGRILAKRGSRSLTIAIESGSERMREVVNKKLTTEAIHEAARHAKQGGLSGLKLYGMVGLPTESDEDVEATADLLLALKKGTAGLRFTLGVSTFVPKAQTPFQWQGVRPEAEKRLKRLAKRLKPKGIEFRPESYGWSVIQALLSRSDRRLAPVIAAVGEGRESMGGWKKTYRAALNGELQPMPGPNLPSPPPWSAVIHEAWEASTTLPWTHLRGPLAPTMLRDHHDQALGVESAQPPG, via the coding sequence GTGCTGGCCTTTCCCAGCACCTATTCCGTAGGGATCACCAGCCTGGGCTATCAGATCGTCTGGGCGACCCTTGCGCAGCGATCGGATGTGGACGTCCGCCGGCTGTTCACCGATCAGGGTGATGCCATGCCACGCCACATCGATCTGTTCGGGCTCTCCCTGAGCTGGGAACTGGATGGACCGGTGCTGCCGGTGCTGCTGCAGAACCAGCGCATTCCGGTCTGGGCCCTGGAGCGGGGAGATGAAGATCCGATCGTGTTCGGCGGCGGACCGGTGCTCACGGCCAATCCGGAACCCCTGGCGCCGTTTTTTGATGCCGTGCTGCTCGGGGATGGCGAACTGCTGCTGCCCGCCTTCATCGATGCCCTGCAGAGTTGCCGACAGGCACCCCGAGCGGAGCGTCTCCGACAGCTTGCGCAGGTGCCGGGGGTGTACGTGCCGGCGCTATACGCCCCGCGATACGACTCCGATGGGGAACTGATTGCGGTGGAACCGATCGATCCAGCAGTGCCGGCCCTGGTCGAAAAACAGACCTGGCGGGGCAACACCCTCAGTCACTCAACGGTGGTCACCCCCGAAGCCGCTTGGCCCGACATCCATATGGTGGAAGTGGTGCGCAGTTGTCCTGAACTGTGCAGGTTCTGTCTGGCCAGCTACCTGACGCTGCCGTTCCGCACCCCATCGTTGGATAACGGCCTGATCCCGGCCGTGGAGAAAGGTCTTCAGGCCACCAAACGCCTGGGCCTTTTGGGGGCCTCCGTCACCCAGCATCCCCAGTTCGCCGACCTGCTGCACTGGCTGGATCAGGACCGTTTCGATGGCACCCGCGTCAGCGTGAGCTCGGTGAGGGCCGCCACCGTGACCCCTGATTTGGGTCGGATCCTGGCCAAACGGGGCAGCCGCTCGCTCACCATCGCCATCGAAAGTGGCAGTGAGCGGATGCGCGAGGTGGTGAACAAGAAACTCACCACGGAGGCCATCCATGAAGCGGCTCGCCACGCCAAACAGGGCGGCCTTTCGGGTCTCAAGCTCTACGGGATGGTGGGCCTGCCGACGGAATCGGATGAAGACGTCGAAGCGACGGCGGATCTTCTGCTGGCGCTCAAGAAAGGGACCGCCGGACTGCGCTTCACCCTGGGGGTGAGCACCTTTGTGCCCAAAGCCCAAACCCCATTCCAATGGCAGGGGGTTCGACCGGAAGCAGAGAAGCGCCTCAAACGTCTGGCCAAGCGTTTGAAACCGAAGGGAATCGAGTTCCGCCCGGAGAGCTATGGCTGGAGCGTGATACAGGCCCTGCTCTCCCGCAGCGACCGTCGCCTGGCACCGGTGATCGCGGCCGTTGGCGAGGGCCGCGAAAGCATGGGCGGCTGGAAAAAGACCTACCGGGCTGCCCTCAACGGTGAGCTCCAGCCAATGCCAGGGCCGAACTTGCCATCACCACCACCTTGGAGCGCGGTGATCCACGAAGCATGGGAAGCCTCAACGACCCTCCCCTGGACCCACCTCAGGGGGCCCCTGGCTCCGACGATGCTGCGGGACCATCACGATCAGGCCTTGGGTGTGGAATCGGCCCAACCTCCTGGTTGA
- a CDS encoding ClC family H(+)/Cl(-) exchange transporter, which translates to MQSLSEPKQRRHLLGSSRSIRSLLERRWLVVVLALALTGLGAAITGLLFTSGINLLRDWRLDLLDEFPAWVVLPALGAIGGMVSAWLITNLSPAAGGAGITHIMGFLRHRSVPMGLRVGLVKLVAGIIAIGSGFPLGPEGPAVQMGGSVAWQMSRWLRAPVAFRRVIVAAGGGAGIASVFSAPIGGFIYAIEELLHSARPVVLLLVIITTFSADTLADVLGFLGLNPGGGGLNSTIGFQLEREYTPLVRFLPVDLLYLIALGVVIGVLAELYTRYVLTMQRQGNRWFGDRLILRMTLSGLVLGCVYAALPDAFHNPSELKHLIGAGKADISLALASFVVLFFSTGLAAGSGAPGGLFMPMLTLGGAIGLAGGSGVEALTGHVPTTYVFAGMGAFVAGCSRTPISAMFLAFALTKDLLILKPILVACLTSFVVARLFHPHSIYERQMGMELDSEDRMTMKLNRYRRPFSPPTPPSGPTGDLS; encoded by the coding sequence GTGCAATCCCTGAGCGAACCCAAACAACGACGCCACCTCCTGGGCTCCAGCCGGAGCATCAGGAGTTTGTTGGAACGCCGCTGGCTGGTGGTGGTTCTGGCTCTGGCGCTCACGGGCCTTGGGGCTGCCATCACCGGCCTGCTGTTCACCAGCGGCATCAACCTGCTGCGGGATTGGCGGCTCGACCTGCTCGATGAATTTCCAGCCTGGGTGGTGCTCCCCGCCCTCGGCGCCATCGGCGGCATGGTCTCGGCCTGGTTGATCACCAACCTGTCTCCGGCCGCTGGCGGAGCGGGGATCACCCACATCATGGGCTTTCTGCGCCACCGGTCAGTTCCGATGGGGCTTCGGGTTGGCCTGGTGAAACTGGTGGCCGGCATCATTGCCATCGGCTCGGGTTTCCCCCTCGGCCCGGAAGGCCCCGCCGTTCAGATGGGCGGCTCCGTGGCCTGGCAGATGTCCCGCTGGCTGCGGGCACCGGTGGCCTTTCGCCGGGTGATTGTGGCCGCCGGTGGCGGTGCCGGTATTGCCTCCGTGTTCAGTGCTCCCATCGGTGGATTCATCTACGCGATCGAGGAGCTGCTCCACTCCGCCAGGCCCGTGGTGCTGCTACTGGTGATCATCACCACCTTCTCGGCCGACACTCTTGCGGATGTGCTCGGCTTTCTAGGCCTCAACCCCGGGGGCGGCGGGCTCAACAGCACCATCGGATTTCAACTGGAACGGGAGTACACCCCCCTGGTGCGCTTCCTGCCTGTGGATCTGCTGTACCTGATCGCTCTCGGCGTGGTGATCGGCGTTCTGGCCGAGCTCTATACCCGCTACGTGCTCACCATGCAGCGGCAGGGCAACCGTTGGTTCGGTGACCGTCTGATCCTGCGCATGACCCTGAGCGGACTCGTGTTGGGCTGCGTCTATGCAGCCCTGCCCGATGCCTTCCATAACCCCAGCGAGCTGAAGCACCTGATCGGAGCCGGCAAGGCCGACATCAGCCTGGCCCTGGCCAGCTTTGTGGTCCTGTTCTTCAGCACCGGTCTGGCGGCCGGCTCAGGAGCACCGGGAGGATTGTTTATGCCGATGCTGACGCTGGGAGGGGCCATTGGTTTGGCCGGTGGCAGTGGCGTTGAGGCCCTCACCGGCCATGTGCCCACCACCTATGTGTTTGCGGGTATGGGCGCCTTCGTTGCCGGCTGTTCCCGCACCCCGATCTCAGCGATGTTCCTGGCGTTTGCGCTCACCAAGGATCTGCTCATCCTCAAACCGATCCTGGTGGCCTGCCTCACCAGCTTCGTTGTCGCCCGACTGTTCCATCCCCACTCGATCTACGAACGTCAGATGGGCATGGAGCTCGACTCTGAAGATCGGATGACGATGAAACTCAACCGCTATCGACGTCCATTCAGCCCACCAACCCCTCCATCAGGACCAACAGGAGACCTCAGCTGA
- the acnB gene encoding bifunctional aconitate hydratase 2/2-methylisocitrate dehydratase, whose product MLSAYRELAAAREAQGVPALPLNAEQTQGLTELLQNPPAGEEEFLLHLLSERIPPGVDEAAYVKATWLSAVAQGDAKSPLVSPLEATRLLGTMVGGYNVAALIELLKHADAALAGCAAEGLSRTLLVYDAFNEVMDLAADNRFAKQVVDSWAGAEWFTAKPELADSITVTVFKVEGETNTDDLSPATHATTRPDIPVHALAMLETRDPEGLKTIASLKEKGHPVAYVGDVVGTGSSRKSAINSVLWHTGNDIPHVPNKRAGGVILGGKIAPIFFNTAEDSGALPIECDVTDLNTGDVITIRPNAGTIERDGKVVSRFELKPTTISDEVRAGGRIPLMIGRALTDKVRAKLGLSPSELFIRPSAPADTGKGFTLAQKMVGKACGLAGVRPGTSCEPLMTTVGSQDTTGPMTRDEMKELACLGFSSDLVMQSFCHTAAYPKPVDLQTQKDLPDFFAQRGGVALRPGDGIIHSWLNRMLLPDTVGTGGDSHTRFPLGISFPGGSGVVAFAAAIGAMPLDMPESVLVRFSGSLQPGVTLRDVVNAIPWVAIQRGLLTVEKANKKNLFNGRIMEIEGLPDLKLEQAFELTDASAERSCAGCTIKLSEETVSEYLRSNVALLKNMIARGYSDARTLARRIKEMEAWLANPQLMSADADAEYAEVLEINLDELTEPVVACPNDPDNVKLLSEVAGDPVQEVFIGSCMTNIGHYRAAAKVLEGAGQNAARLWVCPPTRMDEETLKEEGYYATFEAAGSRMEMPGCSLCMGNQARVEDNTTVFSTSTRNFNNRLGKGAQVYLGSAELAAVCARLGRIPTPEEYRSIAAEKIDPLSDELYRYLNFDQISGFEDQGRVVSADDEATVLAQA is encoded by the coding sequence ATGCTGAGCGCTTACCGCGAGCTGGCCGCCGCCCGGGAAGCCCAGGGCGTTCCCGCTCTTCCGCTCAACGCCGAGCAGACCCAGGGACTGACCGAGCTGCTGCAGAACCCTCCCGCCGGCGAGGAGGAGTTCCTGCTGCACCTGCTCAGCGAACGGATCCCCCCGGGCGTGGATGAAGCGGCTTACGTGAAGGCCACCTGGCTCAGTGCGGTGGCTCAGGGAGACGCCAAGAGCCCCCTGGTGTCACCACTGGAGGCCACCCGCCTGCTGGGAACGATGGTGGGGGGATACAACGTCGCCGCTCTGATCGAGCTGCTGAAGCACGCCGACGCTGCGCTGGCTGGCTGTGCTGCTGAGGGACTCAGCCGAACGCTGCTCGTCTACGACGCGTTCAACGAAGTGATGGATCTGGCGGCGGACAACCGCTTTGCCAAGCAAGTTGTGGACAGCTGGGCTGGAGCCGAGTGGTTCACCGCCAAGCCCGAACTGGCCGACAGCATCACCGTGACGGTGTTCAAGGTTGAAGGCGAAACCAACACGGACGATCTTTCGCCGGCCACCCACGCCACCACCCGGCCGGACATCCCCGTCCATGCCCTGGCGATGCTCGAGACCCGCGATCCAGAAGGCCTGAAGACCATCGCGAGCCTCAAAGAAAAAGGCCATCCCGTGGCCTACGTCGGTGATGTGGTGGGGACCGGGAGCTCCCGCAAGAGCGCCATCAATTCGGTGCTCTGGCACACCGGCAATGACATTCCCCATGTGCCCAACAAACGGGCCGGCGGCGTCATCCTTGGCGGCAAGATCGCCCCGATCTTTTTCAACACCGCTGAAGACTCCGGTGCCCTGCCGATCGAATGCGATGTCACCGACCTGAACACCGGTGATGTGATCACCATTCGCCCCAACGCCGGCACGATCGAACGGGACGGCAAGGTGGTGAGTCGGTTCGAGCTGAAGCCCACCACGATCAGCGACGAGGTGCGGGCCGGCGGTCGCATCCCCCTGATGATCGGTCGCGCCCTCACAGACAAGGTGCGCGCCAAGCTGGGCCTCAGCCCTTCGGAGCTGTTCATCCGCCCCTCAGCCCCGGCAGACACCGGCAAGGGCTTCACCCTGGCGCAGAAGATGGTGGGCAAGGCCTGCGGTCTCGCCGGCGTCCGACCCGGCACCAGCTGCGAACCGCTGATGACCACCGTCGGCTCCCAGGACACCACCGGCCCGATGACGCGGGACGAAATGAAGGAACTGGCCTGCCTGGGCTTCTCCTCCGACCTGGTGATGCAGAGCTTCTGCCACACCGCCGCCTATCCGAAGCCGGTGGATCTACAGACCCAGAAAGACCTGCCCGATTTCTTCGCCCAGCGCGGTGGCGTGGCCCTTCGACCCGGTGACGGCATCATCCACAGCTGGCTGAACCGGATGCTTCTGCCCGACACCGTCGGCACCGGCGGCGACAGCCACACCCGCTTCCCCCTCGGCATCTCCTTCCCCGGCGGCTCTGGGGTGGTGGCCTTTGCGGCCGCCATCGGCGCCATGCCACTGGACATGCCGGAATCGGTGCTGGTGCGCTTCAGCGGATCCCTGCAACCGGGCGTCACGCTCCGGGACGTGGTGAACGCCATCCCCTGGGTGGCCATTCAGCGGGGACTGCTCACCGTTGAAAAGGCCAACAAGAAGAACCTGTTCAACGGCCGGATCATGGAGATCGAAGGTCTGCCCGACCTGAAGCTGGAACAGGCCTTCGAACTCACCGATGCCAGCGCCGAACGCTCCTGCGCCGGCTGCACGATCAAGCTCTCCGAAGAGACGGTGAGCGAATACCTGCGCAGCAACGTGGCGCTGCTCAAAAACATGATCGCCCGCGGCTACAGCGACGCCCGCACCCTTGCCCGCAGGATCAAGGAGATGGAGGCCTGGCTGGCGAATCCCCAGCTGATGAGTGCTGACGCAGACGCGGAGTACGCGGAAGTGCTGGAGATCAACCTCGACGAGCTCACCGAACCGGTGGTGGCCTGCCCCAACGATCCCGACAACGTGAAGTTGCTCAGCGAGGTGGCTGGTGACCCGGTGCAGGAGGTGTTCATCGGCTCCTGCATGACCAACATCGGCCACTACCGCGCCGCGGCCAAGGTGCTGGAAGGCGCCGGCCAGAACGCGGCGCGCCTCTGGGTCTGCCCGCCAACGCGGATGGACGAAGAGACCCTGAAGGAGGAGGGCTACTACGCCACCTTCGAGGCCGCCGGGTCCCGCATGGAGATGCCGGGTTGCTCCCTCTGCATGGGCAACCAGGCCCGCGTGGAGGACAACACCACCGTGTTCTCCACCAGCACCCGCAACTTCAACAACCGCCTGGGCAAGGGTGCTCAGGTGTACCTGGGCAGCGCCGAACTGGCCGCCGTCTGCGCCCGGCTGGGACGCATTCCCACCCCGGAGGAATACCGCAGCATTGCGGCCGAGAAGATCGATCCCCTCTCCGACGAGCTCTACCGCTACCTGAACTTTGATCAGATCAGCGGCTTTGAAGACCAGGGGCGCGTGGTCAGTGCTGACGACGAAGCCACCGTTCTGGCTCAGGCCTGA
- a CDS encoding 3-deoxy-7-phosphoheptulonate synthase encodes MATTSDLHVVETRPLVAPAVLHQDLPMDTAALETVASARQRIQDILSGCDQRLLVVVGPCSVHDVKAAREYAQRLAPTRERLKDQLEVVMRVYFEKPRTTVGWKGLINDPHLDDSYDINTGLRRARGLLLDLAREGMPTATELLDPVVPQYIADLISWTAIGARTTESQTHREMASGLSMPIGYKNSTNGSATIAINAMQAAAKPHHFLGINREGHASIVSTTGNPYGHLVLRGGSQGSNYHLEAVQEAAAELSQAGLADRLMVDCSHANSNKDFRRQAEVLASVADQLRGGSNHVMGVMIESHLVEGNQKLSADLTQLTYGQSVTDACISLETTETLLDDLAAAVASRKQTVTA; translated from the coding sequence ATGGCCACCACCTCCGATTTGCATGTGGTGGAGACACGTCCCCTGGTTGCCCCTGCTGTGCTGCATCAGGACCTGCCCATGGATACGGCGGCGCTGGAAACGGTGGCGTCGGCTCGCCAGCGCATCCAGGACATTCTCAGTGGCTGTGATCAGCGCTTGCTGGTGGTGGTGGGCCCCTGCTCCGTCCACGACGTCAAAGCAGCCCGCGAGTATGCCCAGCGCCTGGCACCGACCCGTGAGCGCTTGAAGGATCAGTTGGAGGTGGTGATGCGGGTGTATTTCGAGAAGCCGCGGACCACGGTCGGTTGGAAGGGGCTGATCAACGACCCCCATCTTGACGACTCTTACGACATCAACACCGGTTTGCGTCGGGCCCGGGGATTGCTCCTGGATCTTGCCCGTGAGGGGATGCCCACTGCAACGGAACTTCTTGATCCTGTGGTTCCGCAGTACATCGCCGACTTGATCAGCTGGACCGCAATCGGCGCCAGGACGACGGAAAGTCAGACTCACCGGGAAATGGCATCAGGGCTGTCGATGCCGATTGGCTACAAGAACAGCACCAACGGCAGCGCCACCATTGCGATCAATGCCATGCAGGCGGCCGCGAAGCCGCATCACTTCCTCGGCATCAATCGCGAGGGTCATGCATCGATCGTCAGCACCACGGGCAATCCCTACGGCCACCTCGTGCTGCGTGGTGGCAGCCAAGGCAGCAACTACCACTTGGAAGCTGTGCAGGAGGCCGCAGCCGAGTTGAGCCAGGCCGGTCTGGCGGATCGTCTCATGGTGGATTGCAGCCATGCCAACAGCAACAAGGACTTCCGCCGACAGGCGGAGGTGCTGGCCAGCGTTGCTGACCAGTTGCGGGGGGGCTCCAATCACGTGATGGGCGTGATGATTGAGAGCCATCTGGTGGAAGGCAACCAGAAGCTGAGCGCCGACCTGACGCAGTTGACGTATGGCCAGAGCGTCACGGATGCCTGCATCAGTCTCGAAACCACCGAAACCTTGCTGGATGATCTGGCCGCGGCCGTTGCCAGTCGCAAGCAGACGGTCACCGCTTGA
- a CDS encoding diacylglycerol/polyprenol kinase family protein, producing MLSLTGTVAILLWMVMVIAAAVLCRRLRPNQRELSRKIVHIGTGAVVPLAWFFHIPFVVALPVAAVITVLTTMNHQWRFIPAVEDVDRNSYGTIAYGITITTLLLLFWPTRADAVSAGVLVMALGDGLAGLIGRNVDSPKWVLFGQTKSTVGTMTMAIVSSLVLIGLAGWSGADLSLPAALGMVAMATGLEQLSWGGLDNLSVPLSVGVLWSQLVV from the coding sequence TTGCTTTCCTTGACCGGAACCGTCGCCATCCTCCTCTGGATGGTGATGGTGATAGCGGCCGCCGTGTTGTGTCGTCGGCTTCGGCCGAACCAACGGGAACTCAGCCGAAAGATTGTTCATATCGGAACTGGAGCCGTTGTTCCTTTGGCCTGGTTCTTTCACATTCCTTTTGTCGTTGCCCTGCCTGTTGCAGCGGTGATCACCGTTCTGACGACGATGAACCACCAATGGCGCTTCATCCCCGCCGTTGAAGATGTTGATCGCAACAGCTACGGCACCATCGCCTATGGCATCACGATCACAACGCTGCTTCTGCTGTTCTGGCCAACCCGAGCCGATGCGGTGTCCGCCGGTGTTCTCGTGATGGCCCTGGGAGATGGCCTTGCAGGGTTGATCGGCCGCAACGTCGACTCCCCCAAGTGGGTTCTCTTTGGTCAAACCAAGTCAACCGTCGGCACGATGACCATGGCCATTGTTTCAAGCCTGGTGCTGATCGGCCTGGCGGGATGGTCTGGGGCTGACCTATCTCTGCCGGCAGCCCTTGGCATGGTGGCCATGGCAACCGGGCTGGAACAACTCAGCTGGGGCGGTCTCGACAACCTCAGCGTTCCCCTGAGCGTTGGGGTGCTGTGGAGTCAACTGGTGGTCTGA
- a CDS encoding RpoD/SigA family RNA polymerase sigma factor: MGIPLESSGTTQRSSRKEPALPSTGRRPSTRQAGRLATDSIGFYLSSIGRIPLLTAAEEIELAHHVQAMKQLQELPEEELTSRHRHKIRMGKRARDRMMAANLRLVVSVAKKYQNQGLELLDLVQEGAIGLERAVDKFDPAMGYKFSTYAYWWIRQGMTRAIDNSARTIRLPIHISEKLSKMRRISRELSHRFGRQPNRLELASAMGIEPRELEDLISQSAPCASLDAHARGEEDRSTLGELIPDPNGEEPMEGMDRSIQKEHLGGWLSQLNEREQKILKLRFGLGGEEPLTLAEIGRQINVSRERVRQLEAKAILKLRAMTNHQQAA; this comes from the coding sequence ATGGGGATCCCTCTGGAATCTTCCGGCACGACACAACGGTCGTCTCGGAAGGAACCTGCGTTGCCGTCCACTGGACGTCGACCATCGACTCGACAAGCAGGGCGGCTTGCCACCGACTCCATTGGTTTTTATCTGAGCAGTATCGGACGCATTCCCCTGCTGACGGCAGCTGAAGAGATTGAACTTGCACACCATGTGCAAGCGATGAAGCAACTTCAGGAGCTACCGGAAGAGGAGCTGACCTCCCGGCATCGCCACAAGATCCGCATGGGCAAACGAGCCCGCGACCGGATGATGGCCGCCAACCTCCGCCTCGTGGTGAGCGTGGCGAAGAAATACCAGAACCAGGGCTTGGAGCTGCTCGATCTGGTTCAGGAAGGTGCCATCGGCCTGGAACGAGCGGTCGACAAGTTCGACCCGGCCATGGGCTACAAATTTTCCACCTATGCCTATTGGTGGATTCGCCAAGGCATGACGCGGGCCATCGACAACAGCGCCCGCACCATTCGCCTGCCGATCCACATCAGCGAAAAGCTCTCCAAGATGCGCCGCATCTCCAGGGAGCTGTCGCACCGCTTCGGCCGTCAACCGAATCGGCTGGAGTTGGCAAGTGCAATGGGTATCGAACCCCGGGAACTGGAGGATCTGATTTCCCAGAGCGCGCCCTGTGCATCACTGGATGCCCATGCCCGTGGCGAGGAGGATCGCAGCACCTTGGGCGAACTGATTCCTGACCCCAACGGTGAAGAACCGATGGAAGGGATGGATCGCAGCATCCAGAAGGAACATCTGGGCGGCTGGCTGTCTCAGCTGAATGAGCGCGAGCAGAAGATTCTGAAGTTGCGGTTCGGTCTTGGCGGGGAGGAGCCTCTGACCCTTGCGGAGATCGGTCGTCAGATCAATGTGTCCCGTGAACGCGTCCGACAGCTCGAGGCCAAAGCGATTCTCAAGCTGCGCGCCATGACCAACCACCAACAAGCCGCTTAA
- the ppk1 gene encoding polyphosphate kinase 1, producing the protein MCAAALAPEHYINRELSWIAFNERVLAQALDPRTPLLDQAKFSAIFSNNLDEFFMVRVASLKSQVEAGVSKPSEDGKSPLEQLLAIRERLIPLLRKQQVHYRQHLRPKLLEHNVALLDYKQLNDDQRHWVDNTFQTSVFPVLTPLAVDPAHPFPFVSNLSLNVAAVVVDPETGQRQFARVKVPQKNLSRFITIPSDLNGTEHKPLHTAIALEQVIAFNLEVLFPGMTIEGHYFFRVTRDADLELRDLEADDLMLALEQGLRKRRMGGEVVRLEVPNEMPEEVVEMLMTGLSVEEEDLYVIDGPLGLDDLFGLTALPLPKLKSRSHGGQTPAVLARSQQHLVEEGAIKADEFESIFSVIRRQDILLHHPYELFSTTVEEFINQAADDPQVMGIKMTLYRTSKDSPIIAALIRAAENGKQVMALVELKARFDEDNNIQWARHLEQSGVHVVYGVLGLKTHTKIVLVVRKEKDKLQSYVHIGTGNYNSKTSKLYTDLGLLTANKQLGQDLVELFNYLTGFSKQQSFRRLLVAPVTLRKGMELLIRREIEHAQQGREAVIRAKMNSLVDPTIIALLYEASQAGVTIELIIRGMCSLYPGREELSENIRVISIIGPFLEHSRIFSFANGGSPEVYIGSADWMSRNLDRRIEAVTPIEDPDHRQKLERLLQLYLNDNHSAWDMQSDGTFVQRKPDRENPERNSQIQLIKEWSNGIQFK; encoded by the coding sequence ATGTGCGCAGCAGCCCTTGCCCCGGAGCACTACATCAACCGGGAGCTGAGCTGGATCGCCTTCAACGAGAGGGTTTTAGCCCAGGCCCTTGATCCGCGCACACCCCTGCTCGATCAAGCCAAATTCAGCGCCATCTTCAGCAACAACCTCGATGAATTCTTCATGGTTCGCGTGGCGTCGCTGAAGTCTCAAGTGGAAGCAGGCGTCAGCAAACCGAGTGAGGATGGCAAATCGCCCCTGGAGCAGCTGCTGGCGATCCGAGAGCGCCTGATTCCCCTGCTGCGAAAGCAACAGGTTCATTACCGCCAACATTTGAGGCCGAAGCTGCTCGAGCACAACGTTGCTCTGCTCGATTACAAACAGCTGAACGACGACCAACGCCACTGGGTTGACAACACCTTCCAGACGTCGGTATTCCCGGTGCTGACACCCCTAGCGGTGGACCCGGCTCATCCGTTCCCCTTCGTCAGCAACCTCAGCCTGAACGTCGCAGCCGTGGTTGTCGATCCAGAAACGGGGCAACGTCAATTTGCAAGGGTCAAAGTTCCGCAGAAGAATCTTTCCCGCTTCATCACCATCCCGTCAGACCTGAACGGAACGGAGCACAAACCCCTTCACACCGCCATCGCGCTCGAGCAGGTGATCGCCTTCAACCTCGAGGTGCTGTTCCCTGGCATGACGATCGAAGGGCACTACTTCTTCCGCGTGACGCGGGATGCAGATCTGGAGCTGAGGGATCTGGAAGCCGATGACCTGATGCTGGCCTTGGAACAGGGGCTGCGCAAACGACGCATGGGCGGTGAGGTGGTGCGCCTCGAAGTCCCCAACGAGATGCCGGAAGAAGTGGTGGAGATGCTGATGACGGGCCTGAGCGTGGAAGAGGAGGACCTCTACGTGATCGATGGCCCCCTGGGCCTGGACGACCTCTTCGGCCTGACGGCTCTACCGCTGCCAAAGCTCAAAAGCCGGAGCCACGGAGGGCAGACCCCGGCGGTACTTGCCCGCAGTCAGCAGCACCTGGTAGAGGAGGGAGCGATCAAAGCGGATGAATTCGAATCAATCTTCTCGGTGATTCGTCGTCAGGACATCCTCCTGCACCATCCCTACGAGCTGTTCTCCACAACCGTCGAAGAGTTCATCAATCAGGCAGCGGACGATCCGCAGGTGATGGGCATCAAAATGACGCTCTACCGCACCTCCAAAGACTCACCAATCATCGCTGCACTGATCCGCGCCGCAGAAAACGGCAAGCAGGTGATGGCACTGGTGGAATTGAAAGCGCGATTTGACGAAGACAACAACATTCAGTGGGCCCGGCACCTGGAGCAGTCCGGAGTGCATGTGGTCTACGGGGTGCTGGGACTGAAAACCCACACCAAGATTGTTCTGGTGGTGCGCAAGGAGAAGGACAAGCTTCAGAGTTATGTGCACATCGGCACGGGCAACTACAACTCCAAAACCTCCAAGCTCTACACCGACCTGGGCCTGCTCACCGCCAACAAGCAACTGGGGCAAGACCTGGTGGAACTGTTCAATTACCTCACCGGTTTTTCAAAGCAGCAAAGTTTTCGTCGCCTGCTCGTGGCCCCCGTCACCCTGCGGAAAGGCATGGAGCTGTTGATCCGCCGCGAAATTGAACATGCCCAGCAGGGCCGCGAGGCCGTGATCCGAGCCAAGATGAATTCCCTGGTGGACCCAACGATCATTGCGCTTCTTTATGAAGCGTCCCAAGCCGGAGTGACGATCGAATTGATCATTCGCGGCATGTGCAGCCTCTATCCCGGCCGGGAAGAACTGAGTGAAAACATTCGGGTGATCAGCATCATCGGTCCGTTCCTGGAACACTCAAGGATCTTTTCCTTTGCCAACGGCGGCTCTCCAGAGGTTTACATCGGCAGTGCCGACTGGATGAGCCGCAACCTCGATCGCCGCATTGAAGCGGTCACACCGATCGAAGACCCCGACCATCGCCAGAAACTGGAACGGCTGCTGCAGCTCTACCTGAATGACAACCACAGCGCCTGGGATATGCAGAGCGACGGCACTTTTGTGCAGCGCAAACCAGACAGGGAAAACCCAGAACGCAATTCCCAGATTCAGTTGATCAAGGAATGGAGCAACGGCATCCAATTCAAATAA